Proteins from a single region of Chloroherpeton thalassium ATCC 35110:
- the mltG gene encoding endolytic transglycosylase MltG, which translates to MKRLLQALGKLILMGVIAVMLAGALGFFYLFKSSYNAVSYDKPKRMIIRRGTPYVHIIQQLQEKGVIKEVLPMRLVGYLMPEKQNIKPGRYDIPSGLSSAELIDFLYRHEQDEVRLRVPEGSRGEMVAKIVSDSLEFAAQDFMTAFSDTTLLQSLQVHAPSFEGYLLPDTYNMPWEFTAEDVIRFLVGKLNKFYRGELSQLATQAGLSKHEVLTLASIVEAETPIVNERPVVASVYLNRLKRGMRLQADPTVQFALGGKPRRLLYRDLEVDSPYNTYLHAGLPPGPIGNPSRSAIEAVIKPAKTNYLYFVATGNGGHNFSRTAAEHHRNVEKYRVIMRQKRAAERLAKRLAKQNQATK; encoded by the coding sequence ATGAAACGACTGCTGCAAGCGCTTGGAAAGCTAATCCTGATGGGCGTGATAGCTGTCATGCTTGCCGGCGCGCTTGGGTTTTTCTATCTATTTAAATCGTCGTATAACGCCGTTTCTTATGATAAGCCAAAGCGAATGATTATTCGACGCGGCACGCCATACGTGCATATTATTCAGCAATTGCAGGAAAAAGGTGTGATTAAGGAAGTGCTTCCCATGCGTCTTGTCGGTTATTTGATGCCGGAGAAGCAAAATATCAAGCCTGGCCGGTACGATATTCCGTCCGGCCTTTCCAGTGCAGAGCTGATCGATTTCCTTTACAGGCACGAGCAAGATGAGGTTCGTTTGAGAGTGCCGGAAGGCTCTCGCGGAGAAATGGTGGCAAAAATCGTTTCCGATAGCCTTGAATTCGCTGCGCAAGATTTTATGACGGCTTTTTCCGATACGACGTTGCTTCAATCGCTTCAGGTGCACGCGCCTTCTTTTGAAGGTTATCTTTTGCCCGATACGTACAACATGCCCTGGGAATTTACCGCCGAAGATGTGATTCGGTTTCTTGTTGGCAAGCTCAATAAGTTTTATCGTGGTGAGCTGAGCCAGCTTGCTACTCAGGCCGGTCTTTCAAAGCATGAAGTTTTGACGCTTGCATCGATCGTGGAAGCTGAAACGCCGATTGTGAATGAGCGTCCCGTGGTGGCCAGTGTTTATTTGAATCGTCTCAAGCGTGGAATGCGATTGCAAGCCGATCCCACGGTTCAGTTTGCGCTGGGCGGCAAACCGCGCCGATTGCTGTATCGCGATCTTGAGGTCGATTCGCCATACAACACGTATCTTCATGCAGGCTTGCCACCCGGGCCAATTGGCAATCCAAGTCGTTCTGCCATCGAAGCGGTTATCAAGCCGGCCAAAACCAATTACCTCTATTTTGTGGCTACTGGAAATGGCGGGCACAATTTTTCAAGAACAGCCGCCGAGCATCATCGAAATGTTGAAAAATACCGCGTCATCATGCGTCAAAAACGCGCTGCCGAGCGTCTCGCCAAACGCCTTGCTAAACAAAACCAAGCGACAAAGTAA
- the bchZ gene encoding chlorophyllide a reductase subunit Z — MSEFIRDESTTSGFWAAVNTFCALSDVHVIADAPIGCYNLSGVAVIDYTDAIPYLRNLTPTDLTERAISTTGSTDITKETIDKLIGNGKKLIVISSAESEMIAAEHTNFLKTNYPETKFFPSKSLSENEWEARDRALLWCYENYDDKRPVAVEPGTVSIIGPTYGCFNSPADLAEVKRLVRGAGGTIKTVFPYEASLEQISELKNAEVIVVMYEEFGKALAEALGRPVLYAPFGLYNTEKFILDLGNLLGNPTRAEAFLAEEKKTTLSLIWDLWRGPQSEWFPTVMFGVVAAKSYANGLKKLLHEDLGMTCHFAVDSATADNNAIRNTLQSTPPQIVFGRISEKIYLTEVGARARFIPAGFPGPIVRRALGTPFMGFSGAVYVVQEIVNILYDTLFQFLPGHNPRAIAQLAEAELKWTETANALLKERTSKAPFISQISFSRELKAKAEALARQRGLQEVTPEILNGVQ; from the coding sequence ATGTCAGAATTTATTAGAGACGAATCAACCACAAGCGGCTTTTGGGCAGCTGTGAATACATTTTGCGCGCTCTCGGATGTGCATGTCATCGCCGACGCGCCCATCGGCTGCTATAATCTTTCCGGCGTAGCCGTAATTGATTACACCGACGCCATCCCGTATCTTAGAAATTTAACGCCTACCGATTTAACCGAACGAGCCATTTCTACCACCGGCTCGACCGACATCACGAAAGAAACCATCGACAAATTGATTGGCAATGGCAAAAAACTTATCGTGATCTCTTCAGCCGAAAGCGAAATGATCGCCGCCGAGCACACCAACTTTTTGAAAACAAACTATCCTGAAACCAAATTTTTCCCCTCTAAATCTTTATCTGAAAATGAGTGGGAAGCTCGTGATCGCGCGCTTTTGTGGTGCTATGAAAATTATGACGACAAACGGCCTGTGGCGGTTGAGCCCGGAACGGTTAGCATTATCGGCCCCACTTATGGCTGTTTCAATTCACCCGCGGATTTGGCCGAAGTCAAGCGACTGGTGCGCGGCGCGGGCGGAACGATCAAAACGGTTTTTCCATATGAAGCTTCGCTTGAGCAAATTTCAGAGCTCAAAAATGCTGAAGTCATTGTGGTCATGTATGAGGAATTTGGCAAAGCGCTGGCTGAAGCGTTAGGGCGACCTGTTTTGTATGCGCCGTTTGGTTTGTACAACACCGAAAAGTTCATTCTCGATTTGGGCAATTTGTTAGGCAATCCAACGCGTGCGGAAGCTTTTCTTGCGGAGGAAAAGAAAACCACACTAAGCCTGATCTGGGATTTATGGCGCGGACCGCAATCGGAGTGGTTTCCAACGGTGATGTTTGGCGTGGTGGCGGCAAAATCCTATGCCAATGGCCTGAAAAAGCTGCTGCATGAAGATTTGGGCATGACTTGCCATTTTGCCGTCGATTCAGCCACCGCCGACAACAACGCCATCCGCAACACGCTTCAAAGCACGCCGCCGCAAATCGTTTTTGGGCGCATCTCCGAAAAAATCTACCTAACAGAAGTCGGCGCACGCGCACGATTTATTCCAGCTGGATTTCCCGGCCCAATTGTCAGGCGTGCGCTTGGCACACCGTTTATGGGATTTAGCGGCGCGGTTTATGTGGTGCAGGAAATTGTAAATATTTTATACGACACGCTTTTCCAATTTTTGCCCGGCCACAATCCACGAGCCATCGCACAACTCGCTGAAGCTGAGCTGAAATGGACAGAAACGGCCAACGCCTTGCTAAAAGAACGCACGAGCAAAGCGCCATTTATTAGCCAAATTTCGTTCAGCCGCGAACTTAAAGCAAAAGCTGAAGCGCTTGCGCGGCAGCGCGGCTTGCAAGAAGTGACGCCTGAAATTTTAAACGGCGTACAATAA
- a CDS encoding ABC transporter ATP-binding protein encodes MLQLNQVSKFYNNHTAVEKLSFEVQSGQIFGLLGPNGAGKTTTIRMICGILHPDEGEIFFLNQHISSELQARIGYLPEERGLYKKMKVAEILLYFARLKGQEASVAKEKISYWLKRFDIQDWREKKIEELSKGMQQKVQFISVVLHEPDLLILDEPFSGLDPINSELILDAILELKAAGKTLLFSTHRMEQVEKICDNIVLIHNGKKVLGGKVLEVKAAYGKNTLQVDFEGNDSFIDELVLSGSVAVSERHPKSVELRLLGSTTLKTLLPFINERTELRRAELALPSLKDIFIMQVEGARHKPIS; translated from the coding sequence ATGCTTCAACTCAATCAAGTCTCAAAGTTTTATAACAATCATACTGCCGTAGAAAAGCTGTCGTTTGAGGTTCAATCGGGGCAAATCTTTGGGTTGCTGGGTCCAAATGGCGCCGGAAAAACCACCACCATTCGCATGATTTGCGGAATTTTGCATCCTGATGAAGGAGAGATTTTCTTTTTAAATCAACACATTTCTTCCGAACTGCAAGCTCGCATTGGCTATTTGCCCGAAGAGCGCGGGCTATATAAGAAAATGAAGGTCGCCGAAATTTTGCTTTACTTCGCGCGGCTCAAAGGGCAAGAGGCTTCCGTAGCGAAAGAGAAAATCTCATATTGGCTCAAGCGATTTGATATCCAGGATTGGCGCGAGAAGAAAATTGAGGAGCTCTCGAAAGGAATGCAGCAAAAAGTCCAATTCATTTCTGTGGTGCTCCACGAGCCTGATTTGCTGATTTTGGACGAACCATTCAGCGGACTCGACCCGATTAATTCAGAGCTCATTTTAGATGCCATTCTTGAACTGAAAGCCGCAGGCAAAACATTGTTGTTTTCCACCCATCGTATGGAACAGGTTGAAAAAATTTGCGACAACATTGTGCTCATTCACAATGGCAAAAAAGTATTAGGTGGAAAAGTCTTGGAAGTGAAAGCGGCCTATGGAAAAAATACGCTCCAAGTGGATTTTGAAGGCAACGACAGCTTTATCGATGAACTGGTTTTGTCTGGTTCGGTCGCTGTTTCGGAGCGCCATCCGAAATCGGTGGAACTGCGTTTGCTGGGTTCCACAACATTGAAAACTCTTTTGCCTTTCATCAATGAACGAACCGAGCTTCGCCGCGCCGAACTTGCCTTGCCATCGCTCAAAGATATTTTCATCATGCAGGTTGAGGGCGCGAGACATAAGCCCATTAGCTGA